TTTACAATATTTTTTCACACAAATATAAGTTAACCACGCTGAGAATAATAAGCAGAGTAAATAAAGAATAAGAGGCATCACATGTGTCCTTAATAAAAAGCAAAATTTATATTTTGGGATGTTGGATGTTGGATGTGCAGATATCTAAATACAATACCCAAATACAGTATAATAAAACTTTTAGATCGCATTTTATATTATACAGACTGCATTAAGAAATGCGTAACTTATACTAATTAGCGTAGCCTGTATAAACCCCGCAGCTAGGTTGCGTAAAGAATTCATGTGCAAATACAGAAGTAGTATAAAAAAGGGCGTCTGAAAATACCAAAACTGTCAGATTCAATAATCCACCCTACGGCTAATAAATTGATCAGGAAATGATGATGAAAATTAAGGCAACCATGCTGAGTATTACCGGCTTGATATTGTCCGGCTGCTTTTTCGCCAATGATGAAATCAAGTTGGATGATATTGGGAATTTCAAAATTACTGTCAATGAGGCTAAGGATAATAGGCAGGCGCACTTAACAGGCTTGTTACATAACAGCGCAATGGGCATTTCAGATATAAAAACAACTTCCCACAATGATGAGTTGAACATTACTTTATTTCAAAAATTAGCAGGTTCAGAATATTCAGGAAAGCTAGATAAAGAAATAGCTCTGGAACACAATATCAAGAAGATTACTTATGGTTCTAAACACGAGATTATTTGGCAGGAGTAAATGGGGTTCTATGTCAGTATCTCTATTGCCTTTTAAAATACTATTGAGACCTTTGCAAAATTCCCCAAAATCCCCTAAATTCCCACCAAGACATTTAGGGGATTTCTCATGGGCACCTTCTTTCAACAAACCGCCCAAGCCATGATTGCCAAACACATCGACCGCTTCCCACTATTGAAGTTGGACCAGGTGATTGATTGGCAACCGATCGAACAATACCTGAATCGTCAAAAAACCCGTTACCTTCGAGACCACCGCGGCCGTCCCGCCTATCCCCTGTTGTCCATGTTCAAAGCCGTCCTGCTCGGACAATGGCACAGCCTCTCCGATCCCGAACTCGAACACAGCCTCATTACCCGCATCGACTTCAACCTGTTTTGCCGTTTTGACGAACTGAGCATCCCCGATTACAGCACCTTATGCCGCTACCGCAATTGGCTGGCGCAAGACGATACCCTGTCTGAATTGCTGGAACTGATTAACCGCCAACTGACCGAAAAAGGTTTAAAAATAGAGAAAGCATCCGCTGCTGTCGTTGATGCCACCATTATTCAAACCGACGGCAGCAAACAACGCCAGGCCATAGAAGTTGATGAGGAAGGACAAGTCAGCGGCCAAACCACACCGAGTAAGGACAAAGATGCCCGTTGGATAAAGAAAAACGGCCTCTACAAACTCGGTTACAAACAACATACCCGTACCGATGCGGAAGGCTATATCGAGAAACTGCACATTACCCCCGCCAATGCCCATGAGTGCAAACACCTGTCGCCTTTGTTGGAAGGACTGCCCGAAGGTACGACCGTCTATGCCGACAAAGGCTATGACAGCGAGGAAAACCGGCAACATCTGGAAGAGCATCAGTTGTTAGACGGTATTATGCGCAAAGCCCACCGCAACCGTCCGCTGACGGAAACGCAAACCAAACGCAACCGGTATTTATCGAAGACCCGTTATGTGGTCGAACAAAGCTTCGGTACGCTGCACCGTAAATTCCGCTATGCGCGGGCAGCCTATTTTGGGCTGATTAAAGTGAGTGCGCAAAGCCATCTGAAGGCGATGTGTTTGAACCTGTTGAAAGCCGCCAACAGGCTAAGTGTGCCTGTTGCTGCCTAAAAGGCGGTTGGATGCCTGATTATCGGGTATCTGGGGAGGATTAAGGGGGTATTTGGGTAGAATCAGGAGTGATTTTTGGGGGGAAATAGCCGAAAACCTGTGTTTGGGTTCCGGCTGTCGGGGGAAGGGCTTTTTTACAAAGGTCTCACATTGTTTTCCTTGTCTGAAAGCTGCCATTATGAATTTGAAGGAAACTCCACTATAATACGGCATTCAGATTTTCAGACGGCATCCTGTCCGTCAGACCGCACCAAAACAACAAAAGGAAATACATGTTCCGTACTATGCTTGGCGGAAAAATCCACCGCGCCACCGTTACCGAAGCTGATTTGAACTATGTCGGCAGTATTACCGTCGATCAGAACCTGTTAGACGCGGCAGGCATCTGCCCCAACGAAAAAGTCGCCATCGTCAACAACAACAACGGCGAACGTTTTGAAACCTATACCATTGCAGGCAAACGCGGCAGCGGCGTGGTCTGTCTGAACGGTGCTGCGGCCAGGCTGGTACAGAAAGGCGATATCGTCATCATCATGTCTTATATCCAACTTTCCGAACCGGAAATCGCCGCACACGAACCCAAAGTCGTCTTGGTAGACGGAAACAACAAAATCCGCGACATCATCTCCTATGAGCCGCCGCACACCGTGCTGTAACCCTGAAAACGGACATTGATCATGGATATTAAAATCAACGGCATTACCGTCGGTAACGACGCTCCTTTCGTACTGTTCGGCGGCATCAACGTTTTAGAAGATTTGGACTCCACCCTCCAAACCTGCGCACATTACGTCGAAGTAACCCGCAAACTGGGCATCCCCTATATCTTTAAAGCATCTTTCGACAAGGCAAACCGTTCCTCCATCCATTCTTATCGCGGCGTAGGCTTGGAAGAAGGCTTAAAGATTTTCGAAAAAGTCAAAGCGGAATTCGGCATCCCCGTCATTACCGACGTACACGAACCCTATCAGTGCCAACCCGTTGCCGAAGTGTGCGATGTCATCCAGCTTCCCGCATTCCTTGCACGGCAGACCGATTTAGTGGCTGCCATGGCAAAAACCGGCAACGTCGTCAACATCAAAAAACCCCAGTTCCTCAGCCCCTCTCAAATGAAAAACATTGTGGAAAAATTCCGCGAAGCCGGTAACGGGAAACTGATTTTATGCGAACGCGGCAGCAGCTTCGGCTACGACAACCTCATTGTCGATATGCTCGGTTTCGGCGTGATGAAACAAACCTGCGACAATCTGCCGGTCATCTTTGACGTTACCCACTCCCTGCAAACAAGGGAATCGGGCTCTGCAGCTTCCGGAGGAAGACGGTCGCAAGCACTGGATTTGGCACTTTCCGGCATGGCTGTCCGGATTGCAGGCCTGTTTCTTGAATCCCATCCCGATCCGAAACTGGCAAAATGCGACGGCCCCAGCGCACTGCCGCTGCACCTTCTGGAAGACTTTTTAATCCGCATCAAGGCATTGGACGATTTAATCAAATCGCAGCCGGTTTTAACCATTGAGTAATACGGACAAACTGCATCCATCATGCGAACCTTACGAAAAATCAGCCTTTACGCCGCAACTGTATG
Above is a window of Neisseria sp. Marseille-Q6792 DNA encoding:
- a CDS encoding IS5 family transposase, whose product is MGTFFQQTAQAMIAKHIDRFPLLKLDQVIDWQPIEQYLNRQKTRYLRDHRGRPAYPLLSMFKAVLLGQWHSLSDPELEHSLITRIDFNLFCRFDELSIPDYSTLCRYRNWLAQDDTLSELLELINRQLTEKGLKIEKASAAVVDATIIQTDGSKQRQAIEVDEEGQVSGQTTPSKDKDARWIKKNGLYKLGYKQHTRTDAEGYIEKLHITPANAHECKHLSPLLEGLPEGTTVYADKGYDSEENRQHLEEHQLLDGIMRKAHRNRPLTETQTKRNRYLSKTRYVVEQSFGTLHRKFRYARAAYFGLIKVSAQSHLKAMCLNLLKAANRLSVPVAA
- the kdsA gene encoding 3-deoxy-8-phosphooctulonate synthase; this translates as MDIKINGITVGNDAPFVLFGGINVLEDLDSTLQTCAHYVEVTRKLGIPYIFKASFDKANRSSIHSYRGVGLEEGLKIFEKVKAEFGIPVITDVHEPYQCQPVAEVCDVIQLPAFLARQTDLVAAMAKTGNVVNIKKPQFLSPSQMKNIVEKFREAGNGKLILCERGSSFGYDNLIVDMLGFGVMKQTCDNLPVIFDVTHSLQTRESGSAASGGRRSQALDLALSGMAVRIAGLFLESHPDPKLAKCDGPSALPLHLLEDFLIRIKALDDLIKSQPVLTIE
- the panD gene encoding aspartate 1-decarboxylase; its protein translation is MFRTMLGGKIHRATVTEADLNYVGSITVDQNLLDAAGICPNEKVAIVNNNNGERFETYTIAGKRGSGVVCLNGAAARLVQKGDIVIIMSYIQLSEPEIAAHEPKVVLVDGNNKIRDIISYEPPHTVL